The DNA segment TACACCTGACTCTGAAAGAGAAAAAGAAAAAGGTTTTTTTAAAAAAGTATGGGAACTTATTGTAGGCGGAACTGTAGCTGTTGTTAAAAACAAATCTGAAGACAGACTTGCCACCAGAGTACCGCTTAAAGGTGATGTTAAAGGCGGAGAACCTTTTACTTGGGCGCTTATTACAAATGTATTTCGTAATGGTTTTATAAAAGCTTTTGATAATAATATAGAAGGTTCTATTAATTTTACTGATGCTAAAGCTGAGAAAACCTCGCAAAAATAAATACTGCCAAGTATAGAAAAACAATTATGAACTACATAGAAATAATAGGTGTACTGGCTGCAATTTTTACTACAGTTGCAAACATACCACAAGCCGTTAAAGTAATTCGCACTAGATCAACAAAAAGCCTTTCGGCAATAACCTATTCTTTTCTTTTTATAGGCATGACACTATGGGTATTATATGGCATTGGGCTAAAAGATATGCCTATTATAATAACCAATGCTATCGCAGGATCATTATGTGGTATTATACTCACCCTAAAGCTAATTGAACTCTATAAAAACCGAAAAACTATAAATAAACCATCAGAATAACAGGAGTAAAAATCTAATTATAGTAAACCTATAAATTACAACATTACCCCTGTTGCTTTTTCAGGTTTCCATTACTTTTATATAATTTTACCGCATTAGCTTTATTATTAATAATCGTTAACGAATAGTTTATATGTATATCGACATTTTGGGGTTTACGGTATGTGCAGTCATAATATTTTTTGCAGGTAAAAAGTTATCTTTTTATGGCGATCTTTTAGCCGAACTTACTGGTATGGGGAAAGCTTGGATAGGTTTTATACTCATGTCTACAGTAACATCGCTACCAGAGCTTATGGTAGGCATAAGCTCTGTATCAATAGTAGGTTCTGCCGACTTAGCCGTGGGAAATATTGTAGGGAGTTGTGCCTTTAACCTAGGAATACTATCGTTAATGGATGTATTTACACCTAGAAACAAACCGCTTTTTAGTCAGGTATCACAAAGTCATATACTCGCAGCCTCTTTTGGTATTATATTAATTGTTTTAGTAGGCTTAGGGCTGTACCTCGACGATATTATTATATCGCCATCTATGGGACTCATAAGCCTTTCCTTTGGGGTTATTTATTTATTATCTGTACGCTCTATATACAATTATCAAAAAATAAACCCAGCAGAGAAAGTAGCAGAAGCCATTGAACAGTCACCCGAAGTAACTTTGAGAAGCGTAGGCTTAAAATATGCCGCTTTTGCTTTAGTTATTATCGCTACGGCTTCCGTATTACCTCATTTTGCAGAAGGTATTGCCATACATACAGGCTTAGGCGAATCATTTGTAGGAACATTATTTTTAGCCGTTTCTACTTCACTCCCCGAAATTGCAATATCTATGATAGCCATACGCACAGGCTCGGCAGATATGGCTGTGGGTAACTTATTAGGCAGCAATATATTTAACGTCTTTATCCTCTTCTTTGGTGATATTTTCTACACCAAAGGCTTATTATTAAAAGACGCATCAGATGCCAACCTTATATCGGTTTTCGCAGTGATTATCATGACTGCGGTAGCTATTATAGGTTTTATAGCACCTGGGCGAAGCAAAAAAATATTCTTAGCTTGGGATACACTAGCTATACTCCTACTCTATATTGCAAATATGATATTATTATATAAGTTGTCTTAAATGTGCGCAATAGTGTAACAAAAAACATTATTTGCTAACTAATAAGTATCAATCAAAAATTATATATAACATGACATCACATGAAATAGATTACGAAATATTTGGCGAAGAAATGCAGTATGTAGAAATAGAGCTTGACCCGCAAGAGGC comes from the Flavobacterium arcticum genome and includes:
- a CDS encoding SemiSWEET family sugar transporter, with translation MNYIEIIGVLAAIFTTVANIPQAVKVIRTRSTKSLSAITYSFLFIGMTLWVLYGIGLKDMPIIITNAIAGSLCGIILTLKLIELYKNRKTINKPSE
- a CDS encoding sodium:calcium antiporter — its product is MYIDILGFTVCAVIIFFAGKKLSFYGDLLAELTGMGKAWIGFILMSTVTSLPELMVGISSVSIVGSADLAVGNIVGSCAFNLGILSLMDVFTPRNKPLFSQVSQSHILAASFGIILIVLVGLGLYLDDIIISPSMGLISLSFGVIYLLSVRSIYNYQKINPAEKVAEAIEQSPEVTLRSVGLKYAAFALVIIATASVLPHFAEGIAIHTGLGESFVGTLFLAVSTSLPEIAISMIAIRTGSADMAVGNLLGSNIFNVFILFFGDIFYTKGLLLKDASDANLISVFAVIIMTAVAIIGFIAPGRSKKIFLAWDTLAILLLYIANMILLYKLS